The sequence below is a genomic window from Bradyrhizobium septentrionale.
GATCCGCTCTTCCAGCCCACGCCGGGCATCGTGATAGAGTAGCGAGACCTGCGTATCGGGATCATTGGTGGTGGTGTACTCGTCAAGCCACGCCGGCACCCAGTAGATGGCATCCTCGCAGTACATCGCGACCCAGTCGGCCCATTCGCCGGTGTCGAGCAGGCGGGCCTCGCGGAAGATAATCGCGGATGCGATCGCGTGGGCATCCGTTTCCCTGATTGCAGCGGCTGCCATCACGCCGTCTCCCCCGCGGCGTGCCGCAACAGCCTGCGCCACTCGCGATAGCCGGGATGGAAATTCGTCTCGCCGCCGAAGCTGGTGGGGCCGAACGACCACTCGGACGGGGTGATGCCGAGCTCGCGCGTATGCGCGCTCTCGCCGCGGCCGACGTCTGCGACGCCGCGCAGATAGCCTTGCGTGGGCGCCGCGGTCGTTGCGTCGTAGCCGGTCTGGCAGAATTCGTACATCACGTTGTCGTCCGAGCTTGCGAGCCCCGAGGCGTTGAAGAAGTCCTCGTAATTGCGAATCCGAAGCGTGCGCGCCGCGGCGCTTTCGCCGACCGGAGCCAGGCAATGCGACACCATCTCGGTCTTGTCGGGCGCGAGCGGGCGCCAGGTCCGCACCTGCGCGGAGAGGATGTCGATGACCTGCAGGTTCGGAAAGATCGTGAGGTTGCGCTGGCGAAGCATCCATTTGGCGCGGGTGCTGCCGACGCGTTGCCGCACGGCATCGAGACGCGCCGGATCCATGCCGAGCGGCCGGCCATAGAGCTGGGTGCGCTTGATCGACCAGTTCACGGCGTGGCCGTAATCGAAGCTGAAGCTGCCTTGGCCTTCCTGCTCGCCCTCCGGCTCCGCAGTGAAGCCGGCGTCCGGTCCGGCGCTGGCATTGCGCTCCTTCAGGATATCGACGTAGGAGCTGTGGGTGGTCGCGAAATGATAGTAGTCGAGACCGTTCTCGAACTGCAGCTTCCAGTTCGCGTCGAACGTGTAGGTGCTGGCGCCCGGTACGAATTCGACCTCGCCGCTGTCGCTCTGGTCGATGATGAGGTCGAGGAAGGCGCGCGTGTCGCCGAGAAACTCTTCCAGCTGCGGAACGTCGGCCGACAGGCTCGCGAACAGGAAGCCGCGATACGAGCCAAGACGTGCAACCGGGAGCAGGTCATGGTTCTGGTTCGAGAAGGACGGAGGATACTGCCCGCTCGCTTCCTCCGTCACGGAGATGTTGCGGCCGCTCGAATCGTAGGCCCAGCCGTGATAGCGGCAGACATGGAATTTTTGCCGGCCCTGCTTGAAGGGACAGACGATCGT
It includes:
- a CDS encoding aromatic ring-hydroxylating oxygenase subunit alpha gives rise to the protein MSAASQNHAARLSEISRLVDDRPAERVFEVDRRIFTDPAVFDAELRHIFEATWNFIGLESQVARPNDFVTTHIGRHPILVMRSADGNVGAFLNTCRHRGTIVCPFKQGRQKFHVCRYHGWAYDSSGRNISVTEEASGQYPPSFSNQNHDLLPVARLGSYRGFLFASLSADVPQLEEFLGDTRAFLDLIIDQSDSGEVEFVPGASTYTFDANWKLQFENGLDYYHFATTHSSYVDILKERNASAGPDAGFTAEPEGEQEGQGSFSFDYGHAVNWSIKRTQLYGRPLGMDPARLDAVRQRVGSTRAKWMLRQRNLTIFPNLQVIDILSAQVRTWRPLAPDKTEMVSHCLAPVGESAAARTLRIRNYEDFFNASGLASSDDNVMYEFCQTGYDATTAAPTQGYLRGVADVGRGESAHTRELGITPSEWSFGPTSFGGETNFHPGYREWRRLLRHAAGETA